CCGATGGCGTGTGGTGGGAATTCGGGAGCATCACCCCCGAAGGTCGCCCGGTTCTGTACGCAGGCCTGAAAGGCATCATCTGCGTGGAACTGCGCTGCCGCGTGGCCGCCAGCGACCTGCACAGCAGCAACGGCGCGGTCGTGGACAACCCCCTGTGGCGACTGGCCGCCGCCGTCGCCAGTCTGCGCGGCCCGGACGGCACGGTCCTGATTCCCGGCTTCCACGACGACGTGCGCGCCCCCAGCGAAGCTGACCTGGACGCCATCGCCCAGCTTCAGGGCCGGGGCGAGGCGCTGCGCGACACGTACGACGTGACCCGCCCGCTGAGCGACGGCAGCGACTACCACACCCGCCTGAACCTCAAGCCCGTCGTGAACGTCAACGGCTTCCACGGCGGGTACGAGGGCCAGGGCAGCAAGACCGTCCTGCCCGCTTCAGGCATGGTGAAACTCGACTTCCGCCTCGTGCCCGACCAGCACCCGGAACGGATTGTGGAGTTGCTGCGCGCCCACCTGGACGCCCAGGGTTTCAGCGACATCGAGATCATCGAACTCGAAAGCCACCAGCACCCCGCCCGCAGCGACCTGAACGACCCCTTTGTGCAGGCGGCCGTCCGCGTGGCCCGCGACGTTCACGGGCAGGAACCCATCCTGAACCCCAGCTCCGGCGGCAGCGGCCCCATGCACCCCTTCATGCAGCACGTGGGCGCGCCCGTCATCGCGCTGGGCATCGGGAACATCGGCGGCCGCGTCCACGCACCCAACGAGAACATCCTGCGGCGCGACTTCGCCAGTGGCGTGCGCTACGCCGCCGCGTTCATGGCCGCCCTCGCAGACGGCTGACCGGGAACAGAGGGGGGCCAGATGTGCAGCGCCGTCCGGCCCCCCTGCGCGTCACTCCTGCCCCGGCCTCGGCCCGAACGTCAGGGGCGCGTGACCCGGCACGGCCTTCGCCGCGAACTCGTGCAGGCCCAGCCGGTCCGGCGCTTCCAGGTGGTACCGGAAGTTCCACAGGTAATGCTGCACCACCCGCTCCGGCAACCCCAGCTTCCGCGCGTGCCGGGCCGCCACGTCCGCCAGATGCCCGATCCCGTCGCGCCGCGCCTCCCGCATCGCCCGCACCAGCGCGAGCGGCGGCGGACGGTCCTTGCGGTACGCCCACACCGCGAACGTGAACGGATGCCCCGTCAGGCGGAACCACTCCTCGGCCAGGTCCGTCACCGTGATCCCCCGCGCCGAGTGCGGCAGGCTGGTCATGGTCGTCTCCGGCGTCAGCGGTCCCACCACCCCGTACCACTCCCGCAGCGCGCTGTCCCCGATCCGC
The Deinococcus seoulensis DNA segment above includes these coding regions:
- a CDS encoding menaquinone biosynthetic enzyme MqnA/MqnD family protein produces the protein MDWGTPDPYRAGWIHFTNVAPILDSLVLPEGVSAITGVPTQMNAALLSGQVDIANISAVEFIRNADVLEALPDFSVAVLGPVYSVNLFHTRPLEELRRVALTAQSAMSVALLEVLLRERGLSPVLERAEGEAESLLAQGFDGVLRIGDSALREWYGVVGPLTPETTMTSLPHSARGITVTDLAEEWFRLTGHPFTFAVWAYRKDRPPPLALVRAMREARRDGIGHLADVAARHARKLGLPERVVQHYLWNFRYHLEAPDRLGLHEFAAKAVPGHAPLTFGPRPGQE
- a CDS encoding M20/M25/M40 family metallo-hydrolase — encoded protein: MTQPTAADLAAHTERGLRDLADLVAIPSVSAQGRSLPEAAQAVTRLLETEGFTVREYPGQVAPILLAEAGDGPFTLLIYNHYDVQPEDPADLWDTPPFELTERDGRLYGRGASDDKGEFISRLAGLRALKDARGGHLPLKVKWLIEGEEEVGSPSLEGFLAEHAADLKADGVWWEFGSITPEGRPVLYAGLKGIICVELRCRVAASDLHSSNGAVVDNPLWRLAAAVASLRGPDGTVLIPGFHDDVRAPSEADLDAIAQLQGRGEALRDTYDVTRPLSDGSDYHTRLNLKPVVNVNGFHGGYEGQGSKTVLPASGMVKLDFRLVPDQHPERIVELLRAHLDAQGFSDIEIIELESHQHPARSDLNDPFVQAAVRVARDVHGQEPILNPSSGGSGPMHPFMQHVGAPVIALGIGNIGGRVHAPNENILRRDFASGVRYAAAFMAALADG